One window of Trinickia caryophylli genomic DNA carries:
- the sseD gene encoding type III secretion system translocon protein SseD, protein MAQIQPTTTGHAAYVAPSAQSRNDVSGGDDFCDGALQSIDDLIVLVQKFNLEMRELDRKAAGAMQEADFKTTVASFEERKAAIEKKFNASVARAVGSITAGTLGMVGSVSGNEMAMGLAEGGGKLDEGLLGWAAAGEERDAEEMQMNGELKQEFAKQFGKAADDANDKARDALRQLVQAVEDLVALKGRIQEAVRL, encoded by the coding sequence ATGGCACAGATTCAACCCACAACCACGGGCCATGCCGCGTATGTCGCCCCCTCCGCGCAGTCGCGCAACGACGTTTCCGGCGGTGACGACTTTTGCGATGGCGCGCTGCAGTCGATCGACGATCTGATCGTCCTCGTCCAGAAATTCAACCTCGAAATGCGCGAGCTCGACCGCAAGGCGGCCGGCGCGATGCAGGAAGCCGACTTCAAGACCACCGTCGCGTCGTTCGAAGAACGAAAGGCGGCGATCGAGAAGAAGTTCAACGCGTCGGTGGCCCGAGCCGTCGGCTCCATTACGGCCGGCACGTTGGGCATGGTCGGTTCGGTGTCCGGCAACGAGATGGCGATGGGGCTGGCCGAGGGCGGGGGCAAGCTCGACGAAGGATTGCTCGGCTGGGCTGCCGCGGGCGAGGAGCGCGACGCCGAAGAGATGCAGATGAACGGCGAACTCAAGCAGGAATTCGCCAAGCAGTTCGGTAAGGCGGCCGACGACGCGAACGACAAGGCGCGTGACGCGTTGCGCCAGCTCGTGCAGGCGGTGGAGGATCTCGTCGCGCTGAAGGGACGTATCCAGGAGGCGGTGCGGCTTTGA